The following are encoded in a window of Ferrimicrobium acidiphilum DSM 19497 genomic DNA:
- a CDS encoding sirohydrochlorin chelatase yields MTTSGLMFMGHGTTSLRGQAQFFELVALAEQRFDGPVRGGFIELAQPSMYAAIDELAAQGVDELIIAPVVLLPAGHLKDDAAQLTIYARDRWPELTVRLASDLGTATELLDCFNQRIEALDTPADAILVVGRGSSDPSANAELHAITRLIAERRGFPTTNTAFVSLAPPDVVSGLTTLAQLGAQSIVVAPYFLFHGVLLDRIEDQARTWASAHQSTVVISDELGPDPLVLDTLWLRIQEAQGDKVRTNCDTCLYRTREAIKLRII; encoded by the coding sequence TTGACTACTAGTGGACTCATGTTCATGGGGCATGGCACAACATCGCTAAGAGGGCAAGCCCAATTCTTTGAACTAGTCGCTCTTGCAGAACAGCGATTCGATGGACCCGTTCGCGGAGGCTTCATTGAACTTGCACAACCATCGATGTATGCCGCCATCGATGAGCTCGCCGCGCAAGGAGTCGATGAACTCATCATCGCTCCTGTTGTCCTGCTGCCAGCAGGACACCTCAAAGACGACGCAGCTCAACTGACCATCTATGCACGCGATCGTTGGCCCGAGCTCACCGTTCGCTTGGCGAGTGATCTCGGAACTGCCACTGAACTCTTAGACTGCTTCAACCAGCGGATCGAAGCTCTCGATACACCAGCAGATGCCATCCTCGTCGTCGGTCGTGGATCGAGCGACCCTAGTGCCAACGCCGAGCTTCACGCAATCACGCGGCTGATCGCAGAACGGCGAGGCTTCCCCACCACCAATACCGCCTTTGTGTCTTTAGCCCCGCCTGATGTCGTCAGTGGCCTCACGACTTTGGCTCAACTTGGAGCACAATCGATAGTAGTTGCGCCCTATTTTCTCTTTCATGGCGTCCTGCTTGATCGAATCGAGGATCAGGCACGAACATGGGCGAGTGCCCATCAAAGCACCGTCGTCATCAGCGATGAGCTCGGCCCTGACCCTCTCGTCCTCGACACGCTATGGCTGCGTATTCAAGAGGCACAAGGAGACAAGGTCCGTACGAACTGCGACACCTGCCTCTATCGCACACGAGAAGCAATCAAGCTTCGCATCATATGA
- a CDS encoding LLM class flavin-dependent oxidoreductase has translation MRFGIFLPPFHDFADPRAVVELASSAESAGWDGIFLWDHMLSEPGFAVADAWITMAAIASKTEVLRIGAMVTPLARRRPWVLARQIASLDHLSSGRLIVGVGLGDDGWREFSSFGEKVNPKDRATQLDEALELLQLFATGEAVDFNGVEYQVHAPPFLPRPLQRPVPIWVAGRWPNRRPMERASRYQGFFPIFAAPEPLAMPELDDIEAITQHLPPTGPVYDLVVRYAMSSANEPIEEAARLAEAGVTWILENFGAFGPDFETIREIVAAGPAGRA, from the coding sequence ATGCGATTCGGGATCTTTCTACCACCATTTCACGACTTCGCTGATCCCCGGGCTGTCGTAGAACTAGCCAGCAGCGCAGAGAGCGCTGGCTGGGACGGCATCTTTCTTTGGGATCACATGCTGAGCGAACCAGGGTTTGCCGTCGCTGACGCCTGGATCACCATGGCCGCCATCGCGAGTAAGACCGAAGTCTTACGCATCGGCGCCATGGTCACACCGCTGGCACGACGCCGGCCCTGGGTTCTGGCACGACAAATTGCCAGCTTGGACCACCTCTCATCCGGCCGACTCATCGTCGGAGTAGGCCTCGGGGACGATGGGTGGAGGGAGTTCAGCTCCTTCGGTGAAAAGGTCAACCCAAAGGATCGCGCTACCCAACTCGATGAGGCGCTCGAACTTCTCCAACTCTTCGCCACCGGTGAAGCAGTCGACTTCAACGGAGTTGAATACCAAGTTCACGCGCCACCCTTCCTTCCAAGACCACTGCAACGTCCAGTCCCCATCTGGGTTGCAGGTCGGTGGCCAAATCGGCGTCCAATGGAGAGGGCATCTCGCTACCAGGGCTTCTTCCCTATCTTCGCTGCTCCCGAGCCACTAGCCATGCCTGAACTAGACGATATCGAAGCGATCACCCAGCATCTCCCACCCACTGGACCGGTCTACGACCTCGTAGTACGCTACGCCATGTCATCGGCTAACGAACCCATCGAAGAGGCGGCGCGGCTAGCAGAGGCTGGGGTGACCTGGATTCTCGAAAACTTTGGCGCCTTCGGACCCGATTTCGAGACCATCAGAGAGATCGTTGCCGCAGGGCCGGCTGGGAGAGCCTAA
- a CDS encoding M20 metallopeptidase family protein encodes MTKIDTRALLAEAKALDPQVIELRRAVHAHPELGLDLPVTQALVLAHLETLGIPAVPGDSLSSVVATIEGGQPGPTTLLRADMDALALVEETDLPFASKIPGVMHACGHDAHVAMLLGAAQLLMAHRSELRGSVILAFQPGEEGAGGARRMIEEGLVDPKPDRCYAQHVFSNLPSGIIATRGGPMMASADEFLIVLTGRGGHASAPHDTLDPIPVAAELVMALQVALTRRVNVFDPAVLTVGQIEAGTTFNIIPELATVRGTFRALSEETRAAVEELVSRVAHGIADAHGVEVAVSFPMEGYPVTLNDAAGAERALGLARTLVGKDSVHEMETPVMGAEDFSYMLQASPGAMIFLGVAPSGIERPAPNHSNKMLVDEAALHRGVALHALLALAD; translated from the coding sequence ATGACCAAGATCGATACGCGAGCGCTGCTCGCAGAGGCCAAGGCCCTTGACCCACAGGTCATTGAGTTGCGTAGAGCGGTTCATGCCCACCCTGAACTTGGATTGGATCTTCCAGTAACGCAGGCACTGGTGCTAGCACATCTCGAGACTTTGGGTATCCCAGCGGTGCCAGGAGATTCGTTGTCATCGGTGGTGGCGACGATCGAGGGTGGCCAGCCAGGTCCGACGACACTCCTGAGAGCCGACATGGATGCACTTGCTTTGGTGGAGGAGACCGATTTGCCCTTCGCCTCAAAGATCCCTGGAGTCATGCATGCCTGTGGCCATGACGCGCACGTTGCGATGCTCTTGGGTGCTGCTCAGCTGCTGATGGCGCATCGTTCCGAGCTGCGAGGGTCGGTGATTCTTGCCTTCCAGCCAGGAGAGGAGGGCGCGGGGGGTGCTCGACGTATGATCGAGGAGGGTCTTGTCGATCCGAAGCCAGATCGGTGCTACGCCCAGCACGTGTTTAGCAATCTTCCGAGCGGTATAATTGCGACTCGCGGTGGGCCAATGATGGCGTCTGCCGATGAATTTCTGATCGTCCTCACCGGCCGCGGCGGCCATGCCTCAGCCCCACACGATACACTCGATCCAATTCCGGTCGCCGCAGAGCTCGTCATGGCACTTCAAGTTGCGCTCACCAGGCGCGTCAATGTCTTTGATCCAGCCGTCCTCACAGTGGGTCAGATCGAGGCAGGAACTACGTTTAACATCATTCCTGAGCTGGCTACCGTTCGGGGAACCTTCCGTGCACTGTCTGAGGAGACTCGCGCCGCCGTCGAGGAGCTGGTAAGTCGTGTTGCCCATGGGATTGCCGATGCCCATGGCGTCGAGGTTGCTGTCAGCTTTCCTATGGAGGGTTACCCGGTGACGCTCAACGATGCTGCCGGTGCGGAGCGCGCGCTTGGACTTGCTCGCACGCTGGTGGGCAAGGATAGTGTTCACGAGATGGAGACCCCGGTGATGGGTGCTGAGGACTTTTCGTATATGTTGCAGGCCTCGCCAGGCGCAATGATCTTCCTCGGCGTAGCACCCTCGGGCATCGAGCGGCCAGCACCAAACCACTCCAACAAGATGCTGGTTGATGAGGCTGCACTACACAGAGGCGTTGCACTCCATGCACTTTTAGCTCTAGCCGACTGA
- a CDS encoding FAD-dependent oxidoreductase yields the protein MRLVIIGGSDAGIAGALRARELDPSCDVTVVLDDAYPNFSICGIPYYLSGEVVDWSKLAHRTLEELSSYGIAIRMNTRALAIDRSRHQLLCRTPDGGSQEISWDRLIIATGATPVIPTIEGLSAGLQTDRVFLVHTIADARALMSALSSVQVTRALIIGAGYIGLELAEALTTRGVTVAQFEAREHLLATIDPTLAGQLEAELAIKGVELVTGTRVSSLTANDDVTVTLSRDLSTNTTTTTGDIAIVVAGVQPETDLAVAAGARLGHAGAIWVNRRMETGIDGIFAAGDCVITHHQLLGESYLPLGTTAHKQGRIAGAAAVGKTDEEFRGVVGTQVVKVFDQVVARTGLTELEASTAGFEPFTITTNADDHKRYYPGARTINIRLTGDVSTHRLLGIDMLGPTSAAVHKRIDVAATALQSGTSIEELIDLDLAYTPPLGTPWDALQIAATEWLQLVSQRQESISREVALG from the coding sequence ATGCGACTCGTAATCATCGGAGGTAGCGACGCTGGTATTGCTGGAGCACTAAGGGCCCGCGAACTCGACCCCTCATGCGATGTTACCGTCGTCCTTGACGACGCCTATCCGAATTTTTCGATCTGTGGAATCCCATACTACCTCTCCGGCGAAGTAGTCGACTGGTCGAAGCTCGCCCATCGCACTCTCGAAGAACTCTCAAGCTACGGGATTGCAATTCGCATGAACACGCGCGCGCTAGCGATAGACCGTAGCCGCCATCAGCTTCTCTGTCGTACTCCCGATGGCGGCTCCCAAGAGATCTCATGGGATCGCTTGATTATCGCCACCGGTGCCACCCCAGTGATACCCACAATCGAAGGGCTCAGCGCTGGGCTACAAACGGACCGTGTCTTCCTTGTCCACACGATCGCGGATGCTCGTGCCCTGATGAGTGCGCTGAGCAGCGTCCAAGTAACTCGAGCTCTTATAATCGGTGCCGGCTACATCGGACTCGAATTAGCAGAGGCACTCACCACCCGTGGCGTCACCGTAGCACAGTTCGAGGCCAGGGAACACCTTCTGGCAACCATCGACCCAACGCTAGCAGGTCAGTTGGAGGCCGAGCTCGCAATCAAAGGCGTTGAGCTTGTCACCGGCACCCGTGTTAGTTCTCTCACCGCTAACGATGATGTGACCGTCACCCTATCGAGAGATTTGTCAACCAACACAACTACCACTACCGGCGACATCGCGATCGTCGTCGCAGGAGTTCAACCCGAGACTGATCTAGCAGTAGCGGCAGGAGCAAGGCTGGGTCATGCTGGGGCTATCTGGGTAAATCGGCGTATGGAGACTGGCATCGACGGGATTTTCGCCGCAGGTGACTGTGTCATAACCCATCACCAACTACTCGGTGAGTCCTATCTCCCACTTGGAACGACAGCGCATAAACAAGGGCGAATCGCCGGTGCGGCCGCGGTGGGCAAGACAGATGAAGAGTTCCGAGGGGTAGTTGGCACCCAAGTTGTCAAGGTCTTCGACCAAGTGGTTGCTCGTACCGGGCTAACCGAACTCGAAGCGAGCACCGCTGGGTTCGAGCCGTTCACGATCACGACCAACGCAGATGATCACAAGCGCTACTATCCAGGGGCGCGGACGATTAACATACGGCTCACCGGGGACGTCTCCACCCACCGCCTGCTTGGAATCGACATGCTGGGGCCAACGTCCGCCGCCGTTCACAAGCGGATCGACGTTGCCGCCACAGCACTCCAGAGCGGTACAAGTATTGAAGAGCTGATAGACCTAGACCTCGCCTACACACCACCGCTCGGGACCCCATGGGATGCCCTCCAGATCGCTGCAACGGAGTGGCTACAGCTTGTCTCTCAGAGGCAAGAGTCGATAAGTCGAGAAGTGGCACTGGGATAG
- a CDS encoding ArsR/SmtB family transcription factor yields the protein MSPTKSIVTAQVGNETPPVGKASSRSACAAPDQPIDEVDPLEDPELAQAMKALGNPTRIKIFRLIAERHTCITGELVAELPLAQSTVSEHLRILREANLIQGEIEGPRTSYCINQRILTALKRSIMAL from the coding sequence ATGTCACCAACAAAGTCTATCGTCACCGCGCAAGTCGGAAACGAAACTCCTCCCGTCGGCAAGGCTAGCTCGCGAAGTGCATGCGCTGCACCCGACCAGCCAATCGATGAGGTTGATCCGCTTGAAGATCCAGAGCTCGCCCAAGCCATGAAGGCGCTTGGCAATCCCACTCGAATCAAGATTTTTCGCTTGATTGCTGAACGCCATACTTGCATAACCGGAGAACTCGTCGCCGAGTTACCGCTTGCGCAGTCAACAGTCTCCGAGCATCTGCGCATCCTGCGTGAGGCGAATCTGATTCAAGGAGAGATTGAAGGACCCAGAACCTCTTACTGCATCAACCAGCGGATCCTGACGGCGCTAAAGCGCTCGATAATGGCGCTTTAA
- a CDS encoding arsenic transporter, producing the protein MTLAAVFLFVVTLVLVIWQPRGLSIGISALGGAIVALAVGVDQLANVAMVWGIVWNATITFVAVIIISLILDRIGFFEWAALYVLRFARGSALRAFVYLLILGALVASVFANDGAALILTPIVYQQTRALGFDRRRALPFVMAAGFIADTTSLPLVVSNLVNIVTASYFHIGFITYASRMAPIDLISFLASLGVLLVYYRRSLPRSYEPSSLAEPRSALRDYRLFQIGWIVLAVLLAGYLLSEPLRFPVSVPASIVALIFLAAASRSTALSSMAVLREAPWRIVVFSVGMYLVVYGLYNAGLTIYLSHGLSDASHHGALITSLVGGFGAGILSAITNNMPTTLIGALAIKGSHLVGVSHTVAVYALVVGADIGPKFTPIGSLATLLWLHVLDTKGIKISWGQYFRQGIVLAAPVLAITLLALAGWVLWLH; encoded by the coding sequence TTGACACTGGCAGCTGTCTTCCTCTTTGTGGTCACGTTGGTTCTGGTGATCTGGCAACCCCGGGGTCTCTCGATTGGCATTTCGGCTCTTGGTGGCGCCATTGTAGCCCTGGCTGTCGGTGTCGATCAGCTCGCCAACGTGGCGATGGTCTGGGGGATTGTCTGGAATGCAACGATCACCTTCGTTGCGGTGATCATCATCTCACTCATTCTCGATCGGATTGGGTTCTTCGAATGGGCTGCGCTCTATGTTTTGCGTTTCGCACGAGGAAGTGCGCTTCGTGCATTTGTCTATCTGCTCATACTTGGTGCCCTAGTCGCTTCTGTCTTCGCCAACGATGGCGCTGCATTGATTCTCACCCCCATCGTCTACCAACAGACGCGTGCACTCGGCTTCGATCGTCGCCGTGCACTCCCGTTTGTAATGGCAGCTGGTTTCATCGCGGATACCACCAGTCTTCCCCTCGTCGTCTCGAATCTTGTGAATATCGTCACCGCCAGCTACTTCCATATCGGGTTCATTACATACGCCTCAAGGATGGCACCCATTGACTTGATATCCTTCTTGGCCAGCCTCGGCGTCTTGCTGGTCTACTATCGACGTTCGCTTCCACGCTCCTATGAACCCAGTTCTTTGGCGGAGCCTAGGTCTGCCCTGCGCGACTACAGGCTCTTCCAAATTGGTTGGATAGTCTTGGCGGTTTTGCTGGCCGGCTATCTACTTTCGGAGCCTTTGCGCTTCCCAGTCTCTGTGCCGGCTTCGATCGTCGCCTTAATCTTCCTCGCGGCAGCCAGTAGGTCTACTGCTCTGTCAAGCATGGCAGTCCTCCGCGAGGCGCCGTGGAGAATTGTCGTCTTCTCAGTAGGAATGTATCTTGTTGTCTACGGTCTCTATAACGCTGGATTGACGATCTATCTTTCGCACGGGCTCAGCGATGCGAGCCATCACGGAGCATTGATAACCTCGCTGGTCGGCGGGTTCGGCGCTGGCATACTGTCGGCCATCACGAACAACATGCCCACGACTCTGATCGGGGCGCTCGCCATCAAGGGATCTCATCTGGTCGGAGTTTCACATACTGTCGCAGTTTACGCTCTCGTAGTAGGAGCAGATATCGGACCGAAGTTCACACCGATTGGCTCGCTGGCAACCTTGTTGTGGCTTCATGTCCTCGATACCAAAGGTATTAAAATAAGTTGGGGTCAGTACTTCCGGCAGGGAATCGTATTGGCTGCGCCTGTGCTTGCTATCACCTTGCTTGCCCTGGCTGGTTGGGTCCTCTGGCTCCACTGA
- a CDS encoding MFS transporter → MSRRSTNLAIAVVAGAQLMITLDLTIVNVALPSIHTALHFSPSSLAWVVNAYTLVFGGLLLLGGRSGDLFGRRKMFTIGTLLFAGASLFGGFATTSSWLLTGRALQGIGAAIASPTALALISTNFVEPKERGRAFAIYSAVSVAGVALGLLLGGVLTQYVSWRWVFFVNAPIAILLAFAAPRVLQESTKVRTKIDLGGAFIGTAGLASLVYGIINASSHSWTTTSTVLPGIIGIVLLIIFVLFELRVTAPIINFAILKSRDRAGAIGMILFVMAGMYSIFFFLTQYMQEVMGYSPTKTGFAFLPMTLGIVLFAQVAARMLHRVGPKVFMMLGGLAITIAMFLLSFIGPHSSYLEILLPLLIMSAGSGLSFVSIFPTATHGVDPKEAGMASALVNVGQQVGGTIGLAVLVTIAVSATRRRAGALHGALLHHQLTPTAVTLIAETHGWAMSFRLASLFGLIAFLIATVVVTRFKNPADENTAGEAMVF, encoded by the coding sequence ATGTCACGAAGAAGCACCAACCTCGCCATCGCCGTGGTCGCTGGAGCCCAGTTGATGATCACGCTTGATCTGACCATCGTCAACGTCGCACTACCCTCGATCCATACCGCTCTCCACTTCTCGCCATCATCTCTTGCATGGGTGGTGAACGCATACACGTTAGTCTTCGGTGGCCTCCTCCTCCTTGGCGGTCGCTCTGGGGACCTCTTTGGCCGCCGTAAAATGTTCACGATTGGCACCCTTCTTTTCGCTGGAGCAAGTCTGTTTGGTGGCTTCGCAACAACGTCAAGCTGGCTCCTGACAGGTCGCGCCCTCCAGGGCATCGGAGCTGCGATTGCATCTCCAACTGCGCTAGCGTTGATCTCTACGAACTTCGTGGAGCCGAAGGAACGCGGACGAGCCTTCGCAATCTATTCCGCCGTCTCCGTAGCAGGTGTCGCACTTGGACTTCTCTTGGGTGGCGTGCTAACTCAATACGTATCTTGGAGATGGGTTTTCTTTGTCAACGCGCCAATTGCAATTCTGCTTGCTTTTGCCGCTCCTAGAGTCCTCCAGGAGAGCACAAAGGTTCGCACGAAGATCGACCTCGGTGGTGCTTTTATCGGTACCGCAGGACTTGCGAGCTTGGTCTATGGAATCATTAATGCGTCGTCACACTCATGGACGACCACGTCCACCGTGCTCCCAGGGATCATCGGCATCGTCCTACTTATCATCTTTGTACTCTTCGAACTCAGAGTCACGGCTCCAATCATAAACTTCGCCATTCTAAAGAGTCGGGATCGTGCCGGCGCTATAGGAATGATTCTCTTCGTCATGGCCGGCATGTATAGCATCTTCTTCTTCCTTACCCAGTACATGCAAGAGGTAATGGGGTATTCGCCAACAAAGACCGGCTTCGCCTTCCTCCCAATGACGCTTGGTATCGTCCTGTTTGCACAGGTCGCTGCCCGAATGCTCCACCGTGTCGGTCCAAAGGTATTCATGATGCTGGGTGGTCTGGCGATTACTATTGCCATGTTCCTGCTATCCTTCATTGGCCCACACAGCAGCTACCTCGAGATCTTGCTACCGCTCCTGATCATGTCCGCCGGTTCCGGTCTATCATTCGTGTCGATCTTTCCAACCGCCACTCATGGTGTAGACCCCAAGGAGGCGGGAATGGCCTCCGCCCTTGTCAATGTGGGCCAGCAGGTCGGTGGCACGATTGGCCTTGCGGTGCTCGTTACGATCGCGGTCTCGGCCACCCGACGCCGTGCAGGCGCACTCCATGGAGCTCTGCTTCATCATCAGCTCACACCAACGGCAGTAACTCTGATCGCAGAGACTCACGGCTGGGCTATGAGCTTCCGACTCGCCTCTCTCTTTGGCTTGATTGCCTTCCTGATCGCGACTGTTGTAGTGACACGTTTCAAGAACCCAGCGGACGAGAATACCGCCGGTGAAGCAATGGTGTTCTAG
- a CDS encoding Dabb family protein has product MIRNVVMMKMKPDFDASLLEELLARLRRMNCPGTISYTADLDAGLREGNWTLAIVSDFVDVEAYRGYDSDHEHNQIRAELAPMIEEIARVQFAL; this is encoded by the coding sequence ATGATTCGCAATGTCGTCATGATGAAAATGAAGCCTGACTTTGACGCTTCTCTACTCGAGGAGCTGTTGGCACGCCTTAGGCGGATGAACTGTCCCGGCACCATTTCATATACTGCCGATCTTGACGCCGGCCTCCGAGAAGGTAACTGGACACTAGCGATCGTCTCAGACTTCGTCGACGTTGAAGCCTATCGTGGATACGATAGCGATCATGAACATAACCAAATACGCGCCGAATTAGCACCGATGATCGAGGAGATAGCACGGGTCCAGTTCGCATTGTGA
- a CDS encoding long-chain fatty acid--CoA ligase: MMDVDLNSWMLFRNAEQSYGDTPIVTQTSADSQHRYTYAEFANRVRRLITVLDGLDLSEHARVATMAWNSFEHLECYFAIPCSGRVLHTVNARLSFDDLVFIINDAQDEALFVPADLAETAERLRAKCPSLRHLVVFGKSPRDDMLSYESLINDAEPFLGERAIPERAPFGICYTSGTTGRPKGVLATHRSTYLHALTVCAGNGPALSASECVLPIVPMFHVYAWGLPFGAIASGSKIVFPTPSFDPKVVIELINQEGVTKAAGVPTIWIAVLDELHRSGARLGGLKELLCGGSQPPYAMIKSYREEYGVGLLQAWGMTETSPIATTTRLPNALLDKPIDVQVDYIAKAGVPVTGVFTSLLGDDHQPVPNDGKSMGNIYVRGPWVLDSYMGGHGAESFEVDGWFRTGDVGVMYPSGVIELVDRTKDLIKSGGEWISSVALEGALMGHPKVLEAAVIAVPDPKWQERPLATVVPKPGETIELEEIHDYLLGLGFPKWQLPDRVEVIDEVPRTSVGKFDKKVLRARFSE; this comes from the coding sequence ATGATGGATGTTGATCTCAACAGCTGGATGCTATTCCGTAATGCTGAGCAATCCTATGGCGATACGCCAATCGTGACCCAGACCAGTGCTGACTCACAGCACCGATACACCTATGCAGAATTCGCCAACCGGGTACGAAGGCTCATCACGGTACTCGATGGGCTTGATCTATCTGAGCACGCTCGCGTCGCCACCATGGCATGGAACAGCTTCGAACATCTGGAGTGCTACTTCGCTATTCCCTGCTCCGGGCGTGTTCTCCATACCGTCAATGCTCGTCTAAGCTTCGACGACCTCGTGTTCATAATTAACGACGCCCAAGATGAGGCGCTCTTCGTCCCTGCAGATCTCGCCGAGACCGCTGAGAGACTCCGCGCCAAGTGCCCTAGCCTCCGTCACCTGGTAGTCTTCGGCAAGAGTCCTCGCGATGACATGCTCTCCTATGAATCCCTGATCAATGACGCAGAGCCGTTTCTCGGCGAAAGGGCGATACCAGAACGCGCCCCTTTTGGCATCTGTTACACCTCAGGCACCACCGGTCGGCCCAAGGGGGTGCTTGCTACCCACCGATCAACCTATCTTCACGCACTCACGGTCTGCGCTGGCAACGGTCCTGCCCTCTCAGCGAGTGAATGTGTGCTACCAATCGTTCCAATGTTTCACGTCTATGCCTGGGGGCTCCCCTTTGGTGCCATTGCCTCAGGATCAAAAATCGTCTTTCCGACACCCTCATTCGATCCCAAGGTGGTTATAGAGCTGATCAATCAAGAGGGGGTGACCAAAGCTGCCGGAGTGCCGACTATTTGGATCGCAGTCCTCGATGAACTCCATCGGAGCGGCGCACGGCTCGGGGGCTTGAAGGAGCTGCTCTGCGGCGGTTCGCAGCCACCCTATGCCATGATCAAGTCCTATAGGGAGGAGTACGGAGTTGGCCTTCTACAGGCCTGGGGCATGACCGAAACATCTCCGATTGCCACCACAACTCGCCTACCTAATGCACTGCTCGACAAGCCTATCGATGTTCAAGTCGATTACATCGCCAAAGCCGGAGTGCCGGTAACGGGAGTCTTTACCTCACTCCTTGGTGACGACCACCAGCCAGTGCCGAACGATGGCAAAAGCATGGGCAATATCTATGTACGCGGTCCGTGGGTCCTCGACTCCTACATGGGCGGCCATGGTGCCGAGTCTTTTGAGGTTGATGGATGGTTCCGCACTGGAGACGTTGGGGTCATGTACCCTTCAGGGGTTATTGAGCTGGTCGACCGCACCAAAGATCTGATCAAATCTGGTGGAGAGTGGATATCGTCAGTAGCGCTTGAAGGAGCGCTTATGGGACACCCTAAGGTCCTCGAGGCTGCTGTCATCGCTGTTCCCGATCCCAAATGGCAGGAGCGCCCACTTGCTACCGTCGTGCCAAAGCCGGGAGAGACAATCGAACTTGAAGAGATACACGACTATTTACTCGGGCTGGGATTCCCCAAGTGGCAGCTCCCAGATCGAGTCGAAGTCATCGACGAGGTTCCGAGGACCTCCGTTGGCAAATTTGACAAGAAGGTCCTCAGAGCACGTTTTAGTGAGTAG
- a CDS encoding acyl-ACP thioesterase domain-containing protein, which translates to MEFTPEPEDGRIFVSEHWNLLSDCDPLGRLRLDGLARILHNAATLDNESSPAADKGLWILRRVVTRLGAWPRYLDAIETRTWCSGLGRAWAERRTDLYHNGDRVTKAKALWVNVAPATGFPRSLPDGFLEVFGPSANGRNVKPRFELSVPKSASSATGSIPLRYSDLDIVDHVNNAIHLALAEEVLAPTVRGTASQITPYNRVTVEFHDALQLPEPADWQVWHDSRSTTLRLSQADVTASVVLLEQDNDDDSIPHDLRS; encoded by the coding sequence GTGGAATTTACTCCGGAACCCGAAGACGGTCGGATCTTCGTCAGCGAGCACTGGAATCTGCTGTCGGACTGCGATCCATTGGGCAGGTTACGCCTCGATGGACTTGCCCGGATTCTGCATAACGCCGCGACACTAGACAACGAAAGCTCACCCGCCGCTGACAAAGGGCTGTGGATCCTTCGCAGGGTCGTCACTCGTCTCGGTGCGTGGCCGCGTTATCTCGACGCCATTGAGACACGCACTTGGTGCTCTGGACTCGGAAGAGCTTGGGCTGAGCGACGTACCGACCTCTATCACAACGGAGACCGAGTCACTAAAGCGAAAGCTCTCTGGGTCAACGTGGCCCCCGCTACTGGCTTTCCCCGCTCGCTACCAGATGGATTCCTAGAAGTGTTTGGCCCATCAGCCAACGGACGGAATGTGAAGCCACGCTTCGAGCTATCGGTCCCCAAGAGTGCGTCTTCCGCGACTGGGAGTATTCCCTTACGCTATAGCGATCTCGACATCGTCGATCATGTCAACAACGCGATCCATCTCGCGTTAGCGGAGGAGGTGCTCGCCCCCACAGTACGAGGTACGGCCTCACAGATCACCCCTTACAACCGTGTTACCGTCGAGTTCCACGATGCTCTCCAACTACCTGAACCAGCCGACTGGCAAGTATGGCACGACTCGCGATCAACAACCCTTCGCCTTTCACAGGCCGACGTAACCGCATCGGTTGTACTTTTGGAACAAGACAACGACGACGACAGTATCCCACATGATTTGAGGTCGTAG
- a CDS encoding DUF3054 domain-containing protein, with the protein MNQVNRNRAGSRAQGAWMILLDLLAVLIFVSVGRDVHGHVDNLAGIASTAWPFATGVVVGWLVTRHWRSPLGWSAVIVWLATVAVGMTLRVVTNQGIAIPFIFVSLGYFALTELGWRIAGVSWLRWRRRSPS; encoded by the coding sequence TTGAACCAAGTAAATAGGAACCGGGCAGGAAGTCGTGCCCAGGGTGCATGGATGATCCTGCTCGATCTTTTGGCAGTCTTGATCTTCGTGTCCGTAGGCCGCGATGTACACGGCCATGTAGACAACCTGGCAGGTATCGCCTCAACCGCTTGGCCTTTTGCAACCGGAGTGGTCGTTGGTTGGTTGGTCACTCGTCACTGGCGGAGTCCACTTGGCTGGTCAGCAGTGATTGTGTGGCTAGCTACAGTTGCAGTTGGAATGACCCTGCGGGTAGTGACGAATCAAGGAATTGCAATACCCTTCATCTTCGTCTCACTTGGCTACTTTGCGCTTACCGAACTCGGCTGGAGAATTGCGGGTGTGTCGTGGCTCCGGTGGCGACGTCGCTCTCCATCGTAA